A window of Kyrpidia spormannii genomic DNA:
GGGCGGGAGTAAGAACTTCGGGGCTGAACGTTATATTGCGGAGGAAACACCGAAAAGAAGGCCGCCCGATAAGCGGCGGCCGGGGATCGGAGGTTCAGTCGCTGACGTTGTCGCCATATTGGTTGGTGTGATGGTCGAAGTCGAAGGTGGAGCACATGGTTCCTTTTACGGTACCGGCGATAAGGTTGCCGTTGGTGGCGATGAGAATTTCCTCGGCGGTGCAGCCGCCGCGGTGATTATTATACATGCACTCCTCAACCATACATTTGACACCGGGCATCGACCGTCCCTCCCTTCGGGCTTAGGATTGGCCTACGGGCCGCCCCCTATGCCCCGCAATTGTGCAAAACGGCGGGAACGCGCGGGGGATGGCGCCCCGGACAGGTCGGACGTCTACACCGAGGTAAGCGTCGATGAACGATGAATGTACGCTGATGTGGCGGGTCGAGGCGAGAGACCACGGGAGACAGGTGAGAGAAGTTTTACAGGGGCGCCTGCATGTCTCCCGCCGACTGGTCCGCTTGGCCATTACCCAAAATGGAATTCGGAGAAATGGCCGCCCGGCCTACCTTTCTGAACGCGTGTCTGCCGGGGATATCTTGGAGATACGCTGGGGGGAGACGCCTTCCGATGATGTGTTGCCCGAGCCGATTCCTTTTGAGACCCTCTATGAAGATGAGGACGTGTTGGTGGTGAATAAGCCCCCGGGGATGTTGGTTCATCCGACCAAAGGGGTTTATACCGGCACCCTCGCCAACGGTGTCGTGTATGCCTGGCGGCTGACCGGGAGCCATCGCCCTTTTCGACCGTTAAATCGTTTGGATCGGGACACGAGCGGCCTCGTTCTCATCGCGAAAAATCAATTTGCCCATCATCGGCTGTCGCGAGATCTGCGCTTTGCCGAAGGCGGGCGGAGTCCGGTGTTCGGAGCGGACGAAGCCGGCAGGTGGGATGGGATGCGAAGGGTGCATAGGGAGTATGCCGCCCTCGTTCAGGGGCGAGTGGTAGCGGACCGGGGCTGGATCGATCTGCCCATCGAACGAGATCCAAACCACGGGAACCGCCGCCAGGTGGCACCGACGGGCCGGCGGGCCAGAACGCGCTTTGAAGTGGTGGAACGGGTGGAGAATGCCACCCACCTGAAAGTGCGACTTCAGACGGGACGGACGCATCAGATCCGGGTCCATCTTGCGGAACTCGGTCATCCGGTCATTGGGGATACTCTCTACGGGGAGCCGTCCCCGTGGATTGAGCGGCAGGCACTTCATGCCGAGCGGCTGGTTTTCGACCATCCCCGAACCGGGGAGCGGATCCAGGTGACCGCCCCGTGGTTTCCCGATATGGTGGAACTGTGGCAGCGGTTGAAAGAGCTCGGCCGGTGATCTCCCGAGGATCATGAGGGGTGAAACGGTGTGCCAGGGATAAACGGAACCGAGACGCCGGGGTCCCCGCCCGGTTGGACGTTGGCAGATGTCAAATCCCTTTTGCGCCGCTTCGGGATTATCGTATATATCGGCTCACCCTTAGACGATCTGCTGATGATGGAGCTCGAGTTGGAGGATCTTTGGGAGGAACATCTCATCGAGCGGGAAACGTACCTGTTGGCTAAGGCGGCCATTGCCAAGCGGCGGCGGGAGATCGAGCGACAGTCTTAAAGCAGTTTTCCGGCTCCCTGGATCTTGCAGATCAGTCCTCTTCAAAAAGGGCTGTGTTGAAAGCGTCGACCACCGCCTGCCATTCTTCGTCGTCTTCTACCGGAGCAAAAGCAATGCCCCCGCCTCCGTCCGGATCCAGGCGATACACCACCCCCTCGGTGTTGAGAATCTCATCCACGGGCAGTAAGATGGCGTAGGTACGCCCATGTACTTCCAGGATATCCGCCAAATCATAGGTTTCCTCATGGCCCTCGTCATCTCTGAGGGTGATCCTTTGCTCTTTTTCGGGATAAGTAGCCATGTTTTTGCGCTCCTTTCACAGTCGTTGTTCCGGGACATGGGAATTTTTATTGACAATCGCTGTGTCCCTGCCCGTGAGTTGCCGTTCTGTGCCGCCGTTGCAAGGGCCACTGCCGGGGTGCCGGTTCCGAAGCTCCGGGGTCTGACCTGAAGCCCTCGGCTGACGTGTTTGACCGCCCGGGGAACACATCCGGAGTTTTTGTGCTATACTGATGGCATGAGCCTTCCGTGGGAGGGTTGATGATGCCTCACGCCGCCTTCTTTAACCTTCAGACAACGGCGACGCTCGGCGCCGTGGTGATGGCGCTTATGGTGATCGCCATACGCCTTAAAGCGGCGCAGCGGCCCACCTCGGTAAAAAAGATCATCAT
This region includes:
- a CDS encoding RluA family pseudouridine synthase, coding for MNDECTLMWRVEARDHGRQVREVLQGRLHVSRRLVRLAITQNGIRRNGRPAYLSERVSAGDILEIRWGETPSDDVLPEPIPFETLYEDEDVLVVNKPPGMLVHPTKGVYTGTLANGVVYAWRLTGSHRPFRPLNRLDRDTSGLVLIAKNQFAHHRLSRDLRFAEGGRSPVFGADEAGRWDGMRRVHREYAALVQGRVVADRGWIDLPIERDPNHGNRRQVAPTGRRARTRFEVVERVENATHLKVRLQTGRTHQIRVHLAELGHPVIGDTLYGEPSPWIERQALHAERLVFDHPRTGERIQVTAPWFPDMVELWQRLKELGR
- a CDS encoding DUF1540 domain-containing protein — translated: MPGVKCMVEECMYNNHRGGCTAEEILIATNGNLIAGTVKGTMCSTFDFDHHTNQYGDNVSD
- a CDS encoding YqgQ family protein, which produces MPGINGTETPGSPPGWTLADVKSLLRRFGIIVYIGSPLDDLLMMELELEDLWEEHLIERETYLLAKAAIAKRRREIERQS
- a CDS encoding DUF1292 domain-containing protein, encoding MATYPEKEQRITLRDDEGHEETYDLADILEVHGRTYAILLPVDEILNTEGVVYRLDPDGGGGIAFAPVEDDEEWQAVVDAFNTALFEED